The Flexivirga oryzae genome has a segment encoding these proteins:
- a CDS encoding ArsR/SmtB family transcription factor: protein MAMNTKEFAATHAAGDEVEALMAAACMFKSLGDPTRLAIVQHLALGEHRVVDMTAHLGLAQSTVSAHLACLKDCDLVASRPVGRASMFSLKHPELLDLLRQAEVLLGVTRDAVALCPTYGSAAAGPR, encoded by the coding sequence ATGGCGATGAATACGAAAGAGTTCGCAGCCACCCATGCTGCCGGTGACGAGGTCGAGGCGTTGATGGCCGCGGCGTGCATGTTCAAAAGCCTGGGCGACCCGACCCGATTGGCGATCGTGCAGCACCTGGCGCTCGGGGAGCACCGAGTGGTGGACATGACTGCGCACCTGGGGTTGGCGCAGTCGACGGTCTCGGCGCATCTTGCTTGCCTGAAGGACTGTGATCTCGTCGCGTCCCGGCCCGTAGGTCGAGCCTCGATGTTCTCCTTGAAACACCCTGAGCTGCTGGATCTGCTCCGACAGGCCGAGGTGCTTCTGGGAGTGACCCGGGACGCGGTGGCGCTGTGCCCGACCTACGGCTCGGCCGCAGCGGGGCCGCGGTGA
- a CDS encoding WD40/YVTN/BNR-like repeat-containing protein, whose amino-acid sequence MRVPHLKRNIPTTFAATTGGRTRNWMWLAIGVVLVIVTGVAALTFAAPKSRSAADSQTGAGAQIGGDLHTVFFDAGKLYVGGHDAVVTSTDGGQHLRPIASLAGADAMGWAASGSSLLVGGHPGLFRSVDEGTTFTKVAAPVSDVHSLGGEGTVIYLGSPQAGLFASADGGHTWELRNARQGQSFMGTILVDPKNPSHAFAPDMATGLMRTVDGGRTWRPTGGPVGAMAVAWNPADHRQLVVIGMTGAATSSNDGATWQPFSVPAGTSAVTFGSRSTLLAGVLRDQRAVIYASRDQGKTWSEADKSAPPTDG is encoded by the coding sequence GTGCGCGTGCCTCATCTCAAGCGAAACATCCCGACGACCTTCGCGGCCACGACCGGCGGCCGGACCCGCAACTGGATGTGGCTGGCGATCGGCGTAGTACTCGTGATTGTCACCGGGGTAGCAGCCCTGACGTTCGCAGCGCCGAAGTCTCGGTCGGCGGCTGACAGCCAGACGGGCGCGGGCGCACAGATCGGCGGAGACCTGCACACGGTCTTTTTCGACGCCGGCAAGCTGTATGTAGGAGGTCATGACGCCGTGGTCACCTCCACCGACGGTGGCCAGCACCTGCGACCGATAGCATCGTTGGCCGGCGCTGATGCGATGGGCTGGGCCGCCTCAGGGAGCAGCCTGCTCGTCGGTGGTCACCCGGGTCTGTTCCGTTCGGTGGATGAAGGAACCACATTCACCAAGGTCGCGGCGCCAGTCTCTGACGTGCACTCCCTCGGCGGGGAGGGAACAGTGATCTATTTGGGATCCCCGCAAGCCGGTCTGTTCGCCTCCGCAGACGGCGGCCACACCTGGGAGCTGCGCAATGCACGCCAAGGGCAAAGCTTCATGGGCACCATCTTGGTGGACCCGAAGAACCCCTCCCACGCCTTCGCACCCGACATGGCAACCGGGCTGATGCGCACCGTTGACGGCGGCCGCACCTGGCGTCCGACCGGCGGCCCGGTTGGCGCGATGGCCGTCGCGTGGAACCCTGCCGACCACCGCCAGCTGGTCGTCATTGGTATGACAGGTGCTGCCACCAGCAGTAACGACGGAGCCACCTGGCAGCCGTTCAGCGTTCCAGCTGGAACCTCTGCCGTCACCTTCGGCTCCCGCAGCACGCTGCTGGCTGGGGTTCTGCGGGACCAGCGTGCGGTGATCTATGCCAGTCGCGATCAAGGGAAGACATGGTCAGAAGCTGACAAGTCGGCGCCACCCACCGATGGCTGA
- a CDS encoding cutinase family protein, which translates to MNTIDRKPPILIITVRGSTEPASGSRLLTPIARQISHRYTGDVQIHSLPYPATFESFTATYPAHIDLGQSPTIGVHNLVSLLNDEATTRPQRRTVLLGWSQGAQVITDALVPHAARYAGIDAPDLDPAAVDQIAAIALFGNPTFTAGEPHNAGDPAPGVSGVIPRQPGMLSPHADTIRDYCAPGDISAQNAPGSDVEGHVAYFHNGMPDRAAEFVLSRL; encoded by the coding sequence ATGAACACCATCGACCGCAAGCCACCGATCCTGATCATCACGGTCAGAGGCAGTACCGAACCCGCCAGCGGGTCACGCCTGCTGACACCCATCGCCCGCCAGATCAGCCACCGGTACACCGGGGACGTGCAGATCCACAGCCTGCCCTACCCGGCGACGTTCGAAAGCTTCACCGCGACCTACCCGGCACACATCGACCTCGGGCAGAGCCCGACGATCGGTGTGCACAACCTGGTCTCGCTGCTCAACGACGAAGCAACCACCCGACCGCAGCGACGCACCGTTCTGCTCGGCTGGTCCCAAGGCGCCCAAGTCATCACCGACGCACTCGTGCCGCATGCGGCACGGTACGCAGGGATCGACGCACCGGACCTCGACCCCGCGGCCGTCGACCAGATCGCCGCTATTGCGTTGTTCGGCAACCCCACCTTCACGGCAGGCGAACCCCACAACGCAGGCGATCCCGCCCCCGGTGTCAGTGGGGTCATACCTCGCCAACCCGGCATGCTCAGCCCGCACGCGGACACAATCCGTGACTACTGCGCGCCAGGTGACATCTCGGCGCAAAACGCGCCAGGGTCAGATGTCGAGGGACACGTCGCGTACTTCCACAACGGCATGCCCGACCGGGCAGCCGAATTCGTGCTCAGCCGCCTCTAG
- a CDS encoding cation diffusion facilitator family transporter has product MSTSPPDKGMCAGATPDNSAGHAVACSGAGDDHGAGGGHTHGVAANADRRYLRGALILLALFMVGEVIVAFVSGSLALLSDAGHMLSDVGAIAAALWAMRLAARPAKGAWTFGWKRAEILSAAGNGITLLVVSGVVGVEAIRRLINPPTVEGGPVLVVALVGVAVNIGAAWLLARANRTSLNVEGAYQHILTDLYGFIGTVIAGIVILVTGWTAPTPSRP; this is encoded by the coding sequence GTGAGTACCTCACCCCCCGACAAGGGCATGTGTGCCGGCGCCACACCCGACAACAGCGCCGGGCACGCGGTCGCCTGCTCGGGCGCCGGTGATGATCACGGGGCTGGTGGTGGTCACACGCACGGGGTGGCCGCGAATGCCGACCGGCGGTACCTGCGTGGGGCGCTGATCCTGCTGGCCCTGTTCATGGTCGGCGAGGTGATCGTCGCGTTCGTGTCTGGGTCGCTGGCGCTGTTGTCCGATGCCGGGCACATGCTGTCCGACGTCGGTGCCATCGCCGCCGCGCTGTGGGCGATGCGACTGGCCGCCCGCCCCGCGAAGGGGGCGTGGACGTTCGGGTGGAAACGCGCCGAGATTCTGTCCGCGGCCGGCAACGGGATCACCTTGCTGGTGGTCTCCGGTGTGGTCGGCGTCGAGGCGATCCGACGCCTGATCAACCCGCCCACTGTCGAGGGTGGACCGGTCCTGGTCGTCGCCCTGGTCGGTGTCGCGGTCAACATCGGCGCCGCGTGGTTGCTGGCCCGGGCGAACCGGACCAGCCTGAACGTCGAGGGCGCCTACCAGCACATCCTGACCGACCTGTACGGGTTCATCGGCACCGTGATCGCCGGGATCGTCATCCTGGTCACCGGATGGACCGCGCCGACGCCGTCGCGTCCCTGA
- a CDS encoding DUF305 domain-containing protein, protein MTIDDPAGSLDLARSPRAGRAGAAARSGGTSARAWVLALGCVASAVVAVLLAGVVGYRAGDAVPGNDSAEAGFARDMQVHHAQAVQMAFIIRDKSKNPTIKTIAFDIINTQQQQAGQMFGWLEQWRLPQAATQQPMSWMPTTHVGQATTHRGASMPGMASQSQLTQLRSLIGPAADRRFLTLMIAHHRGGVTMAEAIQPLTGNAAVNTLAAAIETSQRAEIAQMTRLRATL, encoded by the coding sequence ATGACCATTGACGACCCTGCGGGTTCGCTCGATTTGGCGCGGAGTCCGCGAGCCGGGCGAGCGGGTGCCGCGGCGCGGTCTGGCGGTACTTCTGCTCGCGCATGGGTGCTGGCATTGGGGTGCGTCGCGTCAGCGGTTGTAGCAGTCTTGTTAGCGGGCGTCGTTGGTTACCGCGCGGGCGACGCGGTGCCGGGCAACGACAGCGCTGAGGCAGGCTTCGCCAGGGATATGCAGGTACACCACGCGCAGGCCGTCCAGATGGCCTTCATCATCCGGGACAAGAGCAAGAATCCAACGATCAAGACGATCGCCTTCGACATCATCAACACCCAGCAGCAACAGGCCGGCCAGATGTTCGGATGGCTCGAGCAATGGCGGTTACCTCAGGCGGCAACACAGCAACCGATGTCCTGGATGCCGACGACTCACGTCGGTCAGGCAACGACACATCGGGGTGCAAGTATGCCCGGGATGGCATCGCAGTCGCAGCTCACCCAGCTGCGATCCCTCATTGGCCCCGCCGCGGACCGGCGTTTCCTGACACTGATGATCGCCCACCACCGTGGCGGAGTCACGATGGCCGAAGCCATCCAGCCGCTCACCGGCAACGCCGCCGTCAACACTCTCGCGGCCGCGATCGAGACGTCGCAACGAGCCGAGATTGCTCAGATGACCCGGTTGCGCGCCACGCTGTGA
- a CDS encoding cation transporter, whose translation MPDLRLGRSGAAVTASTAVAPESDRARLGRRAQLLAAATVGYNLVEAVVAVSAGRVAGSSALVGFGLDSVVEVSSGLIILWQFRHKMPESREAQALRLMAFAFFALAAYVTVDAVRTLAGSGRPDTSIVGVVLAALSLAVMPFLSWAQRRTGRALGSGSVVADSKQTLLCTYLSAVLLAGLLLNAGFGWWWADPVVGLVIAAVAAREGVQAWRGESCGCSPVPGASDEDADPATCGCSPGCTDACCQPQTTVTNAPAGGGTA comes from the coding sequence GTGCCCGACCTACGGCTCGGCCGCAGCGGGGCCGCGGTGACCGCATCCACCGCGGTGGCCCCCGAGTCAGACCGGGCGCGGCTGGGTCGGCGGGCTCAACTGCTGGCGGCGGCCACCGTCGGATACAACCTGGTCGAAGCAGTGGTGGCGGTGTCCGCAGGCCGCGTCGCCGGATCGTCGGCCCTAGTCGGGTTCGGGCTGGACTCGGTGGTCGAGGTGTCCTCTGGGCTGATCATCTTGTGGCAGTTCCGCCACAAGATGCCCGAGTCCCGGGAAGCGCAGGCGCTGCGACTGATGGCCTTCGCGTTCTTCGCCCTGGCCGCCTACGTCACTGTCGACGCGGTCCGCACCCTTGCCGGGTCCGGCAGGCCGGATACCTCCATTGTCGGGGTGGTGCTGGCCGCGCTGTCGCTGGCGGTGATGCCTTTCCTGTCTTGGGCGCAACGAAGGACCGGGCGGGCGCTGGGTTCGGGCTCGGTAGTCGCGGACTCCAAGCAAACCTTGCTGTGCACGTACCTGTCGGCAGTGCTGCTGGCCGGGCTGCTACTGAACGCCGGGTTCGGCTGGTGGTGGGCCGACCCGGTCGTGGGATTGGTCATCGCCGCCGTCGCCGCCCGCGAGGGCGTACAGGCCTGGCGCGGTGAGTCCTGCGGCTGCTCCCCGGTGCCCGGGGCCAGCGACGAGGACGCCGACCCCGCGACGTGCGGGTGCTCGCCGGGCTGTACCGACGCCTGCTGCCAACCGCAGACCACTGTCACCAACGCGCCCGCCGGTGGTGGGACCGCGTGA
- a CDS encoding DUF3105 domain-containing protein, protein MTWVGAVVAILVIVGGGASWAVLANRPAQVSLGAVKTYPVSRPGHVTTTVRYPQTPPVGGDHDPTWLNCGIYTAPVRNENAVHDLEHGAVWITYQPSLPATQVKALRELVGGQTYLTLSPYPGLPAPVVASAWGVQLRLPNATDKRLKAFVTKYKQGPQTPEPGAPCTGGTGSPAS, encoded by the coding sequence ATGACATGGGTCGGAGCCGTCGTCGCAATCCTGGTCATCGTGGGCGGCGGGGCGTCGTGGGCCGTGCTTGCCAACCGGCCCGCGCAGGTATCTCTGGGGGCGGTCAAGACGTACCCGGTGTCCCGACCCGGCCACGTCACCACCACAGTGCGGTACCCGCAGACGCCCCCGGTCGGAGGCGACCACGACCCCACCTGGTTGAACTGCGGCATCTACACCGCACCCGTGCGAAACGAGAACGCCGTCCACGACCTGGAGCACGGGGCCGTTTGGATCACCTACCAACCATCGCTGCCCGCCACACAAGTCAAGGCCTTACGGGAACTCGTCGGTGGGCAGACATACCTGACCCTTTCGCCGTACCCAGGTTTGCCGGCACCAGTGGTCGCGTCCGCGTGGGGTGTTCAGCTACGACTGCCGAACGCGACCGATAAGCGGCTGAAGGCGTTCGTCACCAAATACAAGCAGGGTCCTCAGACTCCCGAGCCCGGCGCACCTTGCACCGGCGGCACCGGGTCCCCAGCGAGCTGA
- a CDS encoding low molecular weight phosphatase family protein: MNRPAVLFVCVKNAGKSQMAAAITRHLAPEVAVFSAGTRPGTALNEASRASVERIGATMNGENPKRVDPALLGTVDRVVLIGAEATLDQPSKAPVERWDTIEPSRDGIEGDERMDLIRDDITNRVRDLLARLRTDDSKS; encoded by the coding sequence ATGAACCGGCCCGCAGTGCTGTTCGTGTGTGTGAAGAACGCCGGGAAGTCGCAGATGGCCGCCGCCATCACCCGCCATCTGGCACCCGAGGTCGCCGTGTTCTCCGCGGGCACCCGGCCAGGGACCGCACTGAACGAGGCATCTCGGGCGAGCGTCGAACGCATTGGTGCCACCATGAATGGCGAGAACCCAAAACGTGTTGATCCGGCCTTGCTCGGCACCGTTGACCGGGTCGTCCTCATCGGCGCCGAGGCCACGCTCGACCAACCATCGAAGGCACCGGTGGAACGTTGGGACACGATCGAGCCCTCCCGGGACGGGATCGAGGGAGATGAACGGATGGACCTGATCCGCGACGACATCACCAACAGGGTCCGCGACCTTCTCGCTCGGTTACGCACCGACGACAGCAAGTCCTGA
- the arsB gene encoding ACR3 family arsenite efflux transporter → MTTTTQAPPHDAVVGKLSTLDRFLPLWIGAAMVAGILLGRAIPGLDDALSAVDIQGVSLPIALGLLIMMYPVLAKVRYDKLDSVTGDRRLLVTSLVLNWVLGPLLMFTLAWVFLPDLPTYRTGLIIVGLARCIAMVIIWNDLACGDREAAAVLVAINSVFQVIMFAVLGWFYLSVLPGWLGLHQEHLNVSAWKIAGSVLVFLGIPLLAGYLSRRLGEKAKGRTWYEEKFLPRIGPWALYGLLFTIVILFALQGHQVTGHPLDVARIALPLLVYFALMWGGGYTIGKAVGLSYERTTTLAFTAAGNNFELAIAVAIATFGVTSGQALAGVVGPLIEVPVLVGLVYVSLALRNRFTHSTRENISA, encoded by the coding sequence ATGACCACCACGACGCAGGCGCCACCCCATGATGCGGTCGTCGGGAAACTGTCCACCTTGGACCGGTTCCTACCGCTCTGGATCGGCGCCGCCATGGTCGCCGGGATACTGCTCGGCCGCGCCATACCCGGCCTCGACGACGCGTTGAGCGCCGTTGACATCCAAGGCGTTTCACTGCCGATCGCGCTCGGGCTGCTGATCATGATGTACCCGGTCCTGGCCAAGGTCCGCTACGACAAATTGGACTCCGTCACCGGCGACCGGCGACTGCTAGTCACCTCGCTGGTGCTGAACTGGGTGCTCGGGCCGCTGCTGATGTTCACCCTCGCCTGGGTGTTCCTGCCCGACCTGCCCACCTACCGCACCGGGCTGATCATCGTCGGCCTCGCCCGGTGCATCGCCATGGTGATCATCTGGAACGACCTGGCCTGCGGCGACCGCGAAGCCGCCGCCGTGCTGGTCGCGATCAACTCCGTCTTCCAAGTCATCATGTTCGCCGTCCTCGGCTGGTTCTACCTGTCGGTGCTGCCCGGCTGGCTCGGCCTGCACCAAGAACACCTCAACGTCTCGGCGTGGAAGATCGCCGGGTCCGTCCTGGTGTTCCTCGGCATCCCGTTGTTGGCCGGGTACCTCTCCCGCCGGCTCGGGGAGAAAGCCAAGGGCCGCACTTGGTATGAGGAGAAGTTCCTGCCCCGGATCGGGCCCTGGGCCTTGTATGGCCTGTTGTTCACGATCGTCATTCTCTTCGCGTTGCAGGGCCACCAGGTCACCGGCCACCCGCTGGACGTGGCCCGGATCGCGCTCCCGCTACTGGTGTATTTCGCCCTCATGTGGGGCGGCGGGTACACCATCGGCAAAGCTGTGGGCCTGTCCTACGAACGCACCACCACGTTGGCGTTCACCGCCGCAGGTAACAACTTCGAACTGGCCATCGCCGTCGCGATCGCCACCTTCGGAGTCACCTCCGGACAAGCCCTCGCCGGTGTCGTCGGTCCCCTCATCGAGGTCCCGGTCCTGGTCGGGCTGGTCTACGTCTCCCTCGCCCTGCGCAACAGGTTCACCCACTCAACCCGGGAAAACATCAGTGCCTGA
- a CDS encoding cation diffusion facilitator family transporter, giving the protein MTHSHDHQHDHGHPHDDGHDHSHPGGPWFRFRHAVSDLTGAHSHDTADQVDEALEADARGRRALWISLAALAATAILQAVVVVFTGSIALLGDTLHNVADAATAIPLLIAFWLAKRPANDRYTYGYGRAEDLAGLFVVAMITLSSVLAGWEAISRLLNPRDVSHLWAVAAAGVIGFAGNELVARYRIRVGRQIGSAALVADGLHARTDGFTSLAVVVGAAGVAAGLPWADPVIGLLIAIAILGVLRSAVKQVGARLMDAVDPELVARARSVILDTKGVLGVRSVRLRWIGHTLHAEADVTIADDIFVETAHDTAHRTEQRLTTQIPRLTTALIHVSPLRAHEPAN; this is encoded by the coding sequence ATGACCCACTCCCACGACCACCAACACGACCACGGACACCCCCACGATGATGGGCACGACCACAGCCACCCAGGTGGCCCGTGGTTTCGCTTCCGGCATGCCGTCTCCGACCTGACCGGTGCGCACTCGCACGACACCGCCGACCAGGTCGACGAGGCCCTGGAAGCCGACGCCCGCGGCCGGCGGGCATTGTGGATCAGCCTGGCCGCGTTGGCGGCAACCGCCATCCTGCAAGCCGTCGTGGTGGTCTTCACCGGATCCATCGCTTTGCTCGGCGACACCTTGCACAACGTGGCCGACGCCGCGACCGCGATCCCGCTGCTCATCGCGTTCTGGCTGGCCAAACGACCCGCGAACGACCGCTACACCTATGGGTACGGGCGCGCCGAAGACCTCGCCGGCCTGTTCGTCGTCGCGATGATCACCCTGTCGAGTGTGCTGGCCGGGTGGGAAGCGATCAGCCGGCTGCTGAATCCGCGCGACGTGTCCCACCTGTGGGCGGTCGCGGCCGCCGGCGTTATTGGCTTCGCCGGCAACGAACTGGTCGCTCGATACCGTATCCGCGTCGGCCGCCAGATCGGATCCGCCGCTCTGGTCGCCGATGGGTTACATGCCCGCACCGACGGGTTCACCTCCCTGGCCGTCGTCGTCGGTGCAGCCGGCGTCGCGGCGGGGCTGCCCTGGGCCGACCCGGTCATCGGCCTGCTTATCGCGATCGCGATCCTCGGTGTGCTGCGCTCCGCCGTCAAGCAGGTCGGGGCGCGTCTGATGGATGCGGTCGACCCCGAACTGGTCGCCCGGGCACGCAGCGTCATCCTCGACACAAAGGGCGTTCTCGGGGTCCGGTCGGTCAGGTTGCGATGGATCGGCCACACCCTGCACGCCGAAGCCGACGTCACCATCGCCGACGACATCTTCGTCGAAACCGCACACGACACCGCACATCGCACCGAACAACGCCTCACCACCCAAATCCCCCGACTCACCACCGCGCTGATCCACGTCAGCCCACTACGAGCACACGAGCCGGCAAACTGA
- a CDS encoding FAD-dependent oxidoreductase, producing MVSVVPQELPVAVIGAGPIGLAAAAELVGRDQQVVVFEQGNEPASGVRSWGHVRLFSPWSELTSPAAEKLLAPTGWTPPNGKRYPTGTAWITNYLAPLAAALGDRVRTGSTVIGVSRLDRDLLVESGREQQPFVLHVQSPEGSIERVFARAVIDATGTLSVPNPLGSEGYPVSGETAHADRILYGMPDATADGNPCAGKAVAVVGSGASALTSLIALTSDDVHTPGSRVVWVLRRGTVGNSYGGGDADELPARGALGARVREAVTAGRIEVVTGFRTIAVEDAHTNNGDTNNGSGADGRVVLVSSDGRRIEGLDQVVCVTGFRPDLSFLSEVRLDLDQRLQAPAKLAPEIDPNWHSCGSVQPHGYDVLAQPEDGLYLAGMKSYGRAPSFLAMTGYEQVRSIAAALAGDLDAAGQVELTLPDTGVCGGAGLFDSEEGSGGGCCGPVGPQPVSLGGLSTTGGPS from the coding sequence ATGGTTTCCGTTGTCCCCCAAGAGCTTCCGGTCGCTGTGATCGGTGCCGGTCCGATCGGTTTGGCCGCTGCTGCGGAGTTAGTTGGCCGCGACCAGCAGGTCGTGGTGTTCGAGCAAGGCAACGAACCGGCCTCCGGGGTGCGGTCCTGGGGGCATGTGCGGTTGTTCTCCCCGTGGTCCGAACTGACCTCTCCAGCCGCGGAGAAACTGCTTGCACCCACCGGGTGGACGCCGCCGAATGGCAAGCGGTACCCGACCGGCACCGCGTGGATCACGAACTACCTCGCGCCGTTGGCGGCAGCCCTGGGCGACCGGGTCCGCACCGGTTCGACAGTGATCGGTGTGTCGCGACTGGACCGGGACCTGCTGGTGGAGTCCGGCCGCGAACAGCAACCCTTCGTGCTGCACGTGCAGTCCCCCGAGGGATCGATCGAGCGGGTATTCGCCCGCGCCGTGATCGACGCTACCGGCACGTTGAGTGTGCCGAACCCGCTGGGTTCGGAGGGATACCCGGTGTCCGGTGAGACCGCCCACGCCGACCGGATTCTGTACGGCATGCCGGACGCGACAGCGGACGGCAACCCGTGCGCCGGGAAGGCCGTCGCGGTCGTCGGCTCGGGCGCGTCAGCGCTCACGTCGCTGATCGCGCTCACCAGCGACGACGTCCACACCCCCGGGTCCCGGGTGGTGTGGGTGCTGCGCCGCGGGACGGTCGGTAACTCCTACGGCGGCGGCGACGCCGACGAACTCCCGGCACGCGGCGCCCTGGGCGCCCGGGTACGTGAAGCCGTCACCGCTGGCCGGATCGAGGTCGTCACCGGGTTCCGCACCATCGCCGTCGAAGACGCCCACACCAACAACGGCGACACCAACAACGGCAGCGGCGCTGATGGACGGGTTGTCTTGGTCTCTTCTGATGGTCGCCGTATCGAGGGCCTGGATCAGGTGGTGTGCGTGACCGGGTTCCGTCCCGACCTGTCGTTCCTGTCCGAGGTGCGCCTGGACCTGGATCAGCGGTTGCAGGCACCGGCCAAGCTCGCCCCGGAAATCGACCCGAACTGGCACTCCTGCGGGTCGGTGCAACCCCACGGGTATGACGTCCTGGCTCAACCCGAGGACGGCCTGTACCTGGCCGGAATGAAGTCCTACGGGCGCGCCCCGTCGTTCCTGGCGATGACCGGGTACGAGCAGGTCCGCTCCATCGCTGCCGCTTTGGCCGGCGACCTGGACGCCGCCGGCCAGGTGGAGCTCACCCTGCCCGACACCGGTGTCTGTGGCGGCGCGGGCTTGTTCGACTCCGAGGAAGGCTCCGGCGGCGGCTGCTGCGGCCCGGTCGGTCCGCAACCGGTCAGCCTCGGCGGCCTGTCCACCACGGGTGGTCCGTCCTGA
- a CDS encoding ArsR/SmtB family transcription factor — protein MHADTHPPVWPDDVVNLAFEVLRVLADPTRLQLAGLLLDDEESVSDLAAALGKPGPAVSQHLAKMRMARLVTTRKQGTSVLYRVENGHVRQLVIDTIGHVEHLLDDVPAHHRITGAVS, from the coding sequence ATGCACGCAGATACGCATCCACCAGTATGGCCCGACGACGTGGTAAACCTCGCGTTCGAGGTTCTGCGCGTTTTAGCCGATCCCACCCGCTTGCAACTGGCCGGCCTCCTGCTCGACGACGAGGAGTCGGTCTCCGATCTGGCCGCCGCGCTCGGCAAGCCCGGCCCGGCTGTCTCCCAGCATTTGGCGAAGATGCGAATGGCCCGATTGGTCACCACCCGCAAACAGGGCACCTCGGTGCTGTACCGGGTCGAGAACGGGCACGTACGGCAGCTGGTGATCGACACCATCGGACACGTCGAGCACCTACTCGACGACGTCCCCGCCCACCACCGCATCACCGGCGCCGTGTCATGA
- a CDS encoding class I SAM-dependent methyltransferase: MDSQGVKEFFERVSQDWDEMRSSFYNADIIDALAERTQLTQDSTVVDVGTGTGFVAAGVAGRAAAVVGVDNSPAMLDVARQSLDALGADNVTLIEGSIEALPLPDDSADVAVANMVLHHAPHPAAMIAEMARVVRPGGRIAVTDEMAHEYEWMRTEQADLWLGFTPHQVADHFAQSRLQEYGYASLGMQ, from the coding sequence ATGGACAGCCAAGGCGTGAAAGAGTTCTTCGAGAGAGTCTCACAAGATTGGGACGAGATGCGTTCGAGCTTCTACAACGCCGACATCATCGACGCGCTGGCCGAGCGGACCCAGCTCACACAAGACAGCACCGTCGTCGATGTGGGCACCGGAACCGGCTTCGTCGCCGCCGGTGTGGCTGGACGTGCCGCTGCCGTAGTTGGGGTGGACAACTCACCCGCGATGCTGGATGTCGCCCGGCAGTCGTTGGACGCTTTGGGCGCGGACAACGTCACCCTTATCGAAGGATCGATTGAGGCTCTGCCGCTGCCCGATGACAGTGCGGACGTCGCAGTGGCGAACATGGTGCTACACCACGCGCCGCACCCGGCCGCGATGATCGCCGAAATGGCCAGAGTTGTGCGGCCCGGGGGCCGGATCGCGGTCACCGATGAAATGGCACACGAGTACGAGTGGATGCGCACCGAACAGGCCGACTTGTGGCTGGGGTTCACCCCACACCAAGTCGCCGATCACTTCGCGCAGTCGCGGCTGCAGGAGTATGGGTACGCGTCGTTGGGCATGCAATGA
- a CDS encoding ArsR/SmtB family transcription factor, which yields MNVDMVSVAHCIDDCQYGVVTATKTTRTPPAATPVCDTACVPGDGLDAATAERAAVVFKALSDPVRLRLYTRIASCAGETCVCDIQDVGVSQPTVSHHLRKLREAGLIDCERRGTWVYYWPVAGGLDPLNTVQALTR from the coding sequence ATGAATGTCGATATGGTCAGCGTTGCGCATTGCATCGATGATTGTCAATATGGTGTGGTGACCGCAACCAAGACGACCCGCACACCACCTGCCGCGACACCGGTGTGCGACACCGCATGCGTGCCAGGAGACGGCCTCGACGCCGCGACCGCCGAGCGCGCCGCGGTCGTCTTCAAAGCGCTCTCAGACCCAGTCCGGCTCCGGCTGTACACCCGGATCGCGTCCTGCGCGGGCGAGACGTGCGTGTGCGACATCCAAGACGTCGGCGTCTCTCAACCCACCGTGTCGCACCACCTGCGCAAACTGCGCGAAGCCGGACTCATCGACTGCGAACGCCGAGGCACTTGGGTCTACTACTGGCCCGTTGCCGGCGGACTCGACCCGCTGAACACAGTGCAGGCACTGACTCGTTGA
- a CDS encoding BlaI/MecI/CopY family transcriptional regulator, whose product MPRFGDLEAAIMDQVWALGDPVRVRDVLEELQRSPVPAYTTVQTVMDILFRKGWLTRRKRGRVNLYAAAASREDYVAQLMGEALAEAKDRSAVLVRLVGEMDPVESAELRTLLEAARSDRSDPDSEGAQ is encoded by the coding sequence ATGCCGCGCTTTGGCGACCTGGAGGCCGCGATCATGGACCAAGTGTGGGCGCTCGGCGACCCGGTCCGAGTCCGGGATGTGCTGGAGGAACTCCAGCGCAGCCCGGTGCCGGCATACACGACGGTGCAGACGGTGATGGACATCCTCTTTCGCAAGGGATGGCTGACCCGACGCAAGCGCGGGCGGGTCAACCTGTACGCCGCCGCGGCCAGCAGGGAGGACTATGTCGCACAGCTAATGGGTGAGGCCCTCGCCGAGGCCAAGGACCGCTCGGCCGTACTGGTGCGGCTGGTGGGGGAAATGGACCCCGTCGAGTCTGCCGAACTTCGCACGCTGCTCGAGGCCGCCCGCTCCGACCGCTCAGATCCTGATTCCGAGGGGGCACAGTGA